A DNA window from Gordonia humi contains the following coding sequences:
- a CDS encoding tripartite tricarboxylate transporter permease, with amino-acid sequence MIADIISALVPAILAGLAGAVIFALLGLISGTDETATLAPLTLAVVLLGVPPSGVLAFFIAGACAKHMTHAVPTTLLGIPGDTMAIALMEEAAHLRALGVPHVALRKMISAAFLAALLAVPIAVLCAALLAKVSDPLREAIPYVFPAVAVGIAYLSRGRWASVLALVPLTAMIVGLNSFVDQQIDKTLSISFFVGLAVGPMVVDLVGLISPLTRSKLPTRSRPVFTIAPEPTSAIGGRSLARLNPFRSLTRSEAGLTASSAAVTSLTFFVSPLAMAVLVGEIVSARAKQAYVRLSRTIAVRNGVTDSTYLAETLIPLVAIDLPLSPIAAGAAAPLFNAPPVYTVGGDGVDLHNLHSLLTAPEFLVFAMIGVLAAGAIAFPLTMRYARPAAVWVARHLSHEAVIGAFVGLVLVVSLYEGGAYGILVLLSVGLIGGLLNKTIGMHAGVQCMAYYIAVLSVPAFLG; translated from the coding sequence GTGATCGCCGACATCATTAGCGCGCTCGTTCCCGCGATCCTCGCCGGACTCGCTGGGGCCGTGATCTTCGCGCTACTCGGGCTGATCTCAGGAACTGACGAGACTGCGACACTCGCTCCGCTGACATTAGCGGTTGTTCTCCTCGGGGTACCGCCATCAGGTGTTCTCGCATTCTTCATCGCCGGCGCGTGCGCTAAACATATGACCCACGCGGTGCCGACGACCTTGCTCGGAATACCCGGCGACACCATGGCGATCGCCCTGATGGAAGAAGCCGCCCATCTGCGGGCGCTCGGCGTACCGCACGTCGCCCTACGCAAGATGATCTCCGCCGCATTTCTCGCCGCGCTACTCGCGGTTCCGATCGCAGTACTCTGTGCTGCTCTCCTGGCCAAAGTTTCCGATCCGCTACGCGAGGCGATACCCTACGTCTTCCCCGCTGTTGCCGTGGGCATCGCGTATCTCTCGCGTGGCCGATGGGCGTCGGTCCTGGCATTGGTGCCGCTGACCGCGATGATTGTCGGCCTCAACTCATTTGTCGATCAGCAGATCGACAAGACGCTGTCGATCAGTTTCTTCGTCGGACTCGCAGTCGGGCCGATGGTCGTCGACTTGGTCGGCCTCATCTCGCCATTGACTCGGAGTAAACTCCCGACCAGGTCTCGTCCGGTGTTCACCATCGCCCCCGAGCCCACGTCGGCGATCGGCGGCCGGTCACTCGCACGGCTGAATCCATTCCGATCGCTGACCCGCAGCGAGGCCGGTCTCACCGCGTCGTCGGCGGCAGTCACCAGCCTGACGTTCTTCGTCAGCCCGCTCGCGATGGCTGTTCTCGTCGGTGAGATCGTCAGCGCGCGCGCCAAACAAGCCTATGTTCGGCTGTCGCGGACTATCGCGGTCCGGAATGGAGTAACCGACTCGACCTATCTTGCGGAGACACTGATTCCGTTGGTGGCCATCGACCTTCCGCTGAGCCCGATCGCTGCCGGAGCGGCAGCGCCGCTTTTCAATGCGCCCCCGGTGTACACCGTCGGCGGCGATGGCGTCGACCTCCACAATCTGCACAGTCTGCTCACCGCCCCCGAGTTCCTGGTGTTCGCGATGATCGGCGTACTCGCGGCGGGTGCCATCGCCTTCCCGCTCACGATGCGGTACGCGCGACCCGCCGCAGTATGGGTCGCTCGCCACCTCAGCCATGAAGCAGTCATCGGCGCATTCGTAGGCCTCGTCCTCGTCGTCTCCCTCTACGAAGGCGGAGCATACGGCATTCTGGTCCTACTGAGCGTCGGACTGATCGGCGGACTGCTCAACAAGACAATAGGAATGCACGCAGGTGTGCAGTGCATGGCCTACTACATCGCGGTCCTCTCCGTTCCGGCATTCCTCGGATGA